The following nucleotide sequence is from Novosphingobium sp. KA1.
GGCACAGGTCCAGCTTGACGGAGCATTTGCCGAGCTTGAATCCAGTCGCGCGACGTTTGCTGCTATCGTCGGGAGAGAGCCAGGTATCCTTGCGAAGCCTCCCGCGCTGCCGGGGTTGCCGCAGACGATCGATGACGCCTTCGCGGGCGCGGAAGAGTTTAATCCGGACCTTAAGCAAGCGATAGCACAGGATAAAGCGTCGGAGGCGCAGATCGCCGCAGCCAAAGCCGAAGGCCGACCCAGCCTGTCGCTGCAGGGCGTGGCCGGTACGAACGGCGAGGCCGTGCCATTCCACCGCCGCGACCAGGACGTGACTTTCACCGGGCGCGCCACACTGACCATCCCGTTGATCGCCGGGGGGCGTATACGCTCCATGGTGGCTCAGGCCCAAAACCGCGAAAGCGCCGATCGCCTGCGCATCATCGCAACCCGGCGGCAGGTGGCGCAGACGATCATCAATGCGTGGAACCAGTGGATCACGGCCGAACGCAACGTCGCAACCCAGAATGTCCAGTTGAAGGCTGCGCGGGTCTATTATGACGGCACATTCGAAGAATACCGTGAGGGCCTGCGCTCGACCTTTGACGTGCTCTACGCCCAGAATTCCCTGCGCGAAACGGAAATCGCCGTCCTGACGAGCGAGCGTGACAGCTATGTCGCGCAGGCCTACCTGCTTCGACAACTCGGCCGGCTAGAGGCGGGGCGCCTGGTCCAGGGTGCCGCGACCTATGATCCCGTTGTCTATACCCGCAAGGCCGAGAACCGCAGCGGCGTACCATGGGGCGCCGCCGTGCGCGCCATAGACGGCATTGCCGCGCCCGGAGGCAAGTCCCAGCCACTCACAATGCCGGACCGCGCTGCGCCTGAACCCGGCCTCGCGCCTCCAACTTTTGCGCGCGAGCGCCCCCTCGCCACAAGCGCCCCCGCGACCCCTGACCTGACCCTCGCGGCGGGGGCCAACCGATGAATGATATGCATAATCCTGAGTTGGCAGACGCCACGCTTCCCCGAGATGATAGCGGCCTGTTCGCATTCGCGACTGTCCTCGCGCTCCACCGGATCGCGGTGGACCCGCAGCAGTTGCGCCATGGCCTGGGTCATGATCGTGCCATCGATGCTGACGATCTGAAGCGACTTGCCAAGCGGCAGGACGAAGTGCGGGCCAAGTCGCTGCGCGCCACCTTCGACAAGCTTCGTCAAATGCCGCTTCCAGCGCTCGCCAACGGTCCTGCAGGGTGGTTCGTGATTGCCCGCGCCGCTGAAGATGAAGTGCTGATCCAGCCACCGTGCCATGCAGTGGACGGCGTACAGCCGCAGATCATGAAGATCGACCGGGATGCACTGGAAGCCATGTGGTCGGGCGAGCTTCTGCTCCTCACGACCCGCGAGGGCGTGGGCGGTGTGAGCCGGGCTTTCGACGTCAGCTGGTTCATTCCCCAGATCGTCAAGTACCGCCGCCTGATCGGCGAGGTTCTGCTGGTCACGCTCGGGATAAACCTGCTCGGACTTGCATCACCGCTTTTCTTCCAGAACGTTATCGACAAGGTGCTTGTTCACAACACCCTCGATACGCTGACCATCCTGGTGATCGGGTTCGGCGTCGTGTCGGTCTGGGAAACCGCTTTCGGATGGCTGCGCACCCGCCTCTATTCCGAGACGAGCCAGAAGATCGACGTCGAACTGGGGGCCAAGCTCTTCCGGCACCTCCTCGGGCTCAACCTGTCGTACTTTGAGGCGCGGCGCGTTGGCGACATCGCCATGCGCGTGCGCCAGCTGGAAACGATCCGCGAGTTTCTCACCAACGCCTCGCTGACGGTCCTCATCGATCCGATCTTTACGGTCATCTTCCTGATCGTGATGTGGTTCTACTCGACCCAGCTATTTCTCATCACCGTTCTGACCATCCCCTGCTACATCGCCGTCGCCGTCTTCATCACGGGGCCGCTGCGCGCGCGGATCGAGGAGAAGTTCGAGCGCTCGGCAGCTAACAACGCCCTCCTCATCGAAAGCATCGGCGGGATCCAGACCGTCAAGGCCGGTGCCGTCGAACCGCAGTGGCAGGACCGCTGGGAGCGCCAGCTCGCCGGATACAGCTTCGCATCCCAGAAGGTCATCAATCTCGGGAATACCGGCAGCCAGCTGATCCAGCTGATCTCCAAGATCAACATGGTGCTGATCCTCTATTTCGGTGCCCGCGCGGTGATCGACAAGGACATGACGGTCGGCGCTCTCGTCGCCTTCAACATGTTCGCCCAGCGGGTGTCGGGTCCGGTCATCCGCATGGCTCAGCTTTGGCAGGACTTCCAGCAGGTTCGCATTGCCATCGAGCGTCTCGGCGACGTGCTGAACCAGCCCGTCGAGCCCGGCACGGGTAGCCGCGTCGCGCTGCCGCAGCTCAAAGGCGCCGTTGCCTTCGAGGGCGTCAAGTTCCGCTATGGTCTGGATGGTCCCTGGACGCTCGATGAAATCGATCTGATCGTGCCAGCAGGGTCTACGCTCGGAATTGTGGGTTCATCCGGTTCAGGCAAGTCCACTCTCACCAAGCTCCTTCAGCGCCTCTACGTACCGGCTGCCGGCCGGGTGACGATCGATGGTGTCGATATCGCCCAGATCGACCCGGCCTGGCTGCGACGCCAGATCGGTGTCGTGCTTCAGGAGAACCTGCTGTTCAGCCGAACGATCCGGGAGAATATCGCGCTCTCCAATCCGGCCATGCCGATCGAGAAGGTGATGGCGGCCGCAGAGCTTGCCGGCGCGCATGAATTCATCGTCAAACTGCCGCAAGGCTACGATACCCTTGTCGAGGAGCGCGGCACCAACCTGTCCGGCGGGCAGCGCCAGCGTCTGGCCATCGCACGCGCTCTGGTCAATCAGCCGCGCATCCTCATTCTCGACGAGGCCACCAGCGCTCTCGATGCCGAGAGCGAAGAGATTATTCAGTGTAATCTCAAGGCCATGGCGGCGGGGCGTACCGTGATCATCATTGCCCATCGTCTCTCCGCCGTCCGGCAATGCGATACCCTTATAGCTCTTGAAGCCGGCCGCATTGTCGAGCGCGGCAACCACGATGAGCTTTTGCGCGTGAACGGTCGCTATGCGGACCTCCACAGACGTCAGAGCGGGGGGATCGTTGCATGAGCGCCTGGGGTCATCATTGGGAGGTTCTGCGCGAAGCGCTGCGAGCCGAGAAGGAGCGGGCGAAGAACTTCGTTCCAACGCGCGAAGCCGATTTTCTGCCTGCGGCGCTCGAAGTCGCAGAACGTCCGGTGTCGCCGACCGCACGGGTTACGGCATGGGTGCTGCTGGGCGGGCTCGCTATTACCATTGCCTGGACAGTGTTCGGACGGGTCGATGTCGTGGCCTCGGCGCCAGGAAGCCTCATCCCGACGGGTAACACGAAGCTCGTCCAGTCACCGGGACAGGGTGACGTCAGGGCGATTTATGTCCGCAACGGTGACGTGGTGCGTAAGGGGCAGGCGTTGCTCGACCTTGACCCAACCCTCACGGGGGCAGACCTTGCCCAGGCCGAGAAGGCGCTGGCTTCGGCGGAGCTCGACATTGCCCGCAATCGCGCCATTGCCGATGCCCTTTCCGGTAAAGGGCTTCACTTTGTAGCGCCGCCTGGAACATCGCTCGAGATTGCCGAGACCCAGCGCCGTTTGATCGCAGCTCAGCTTGCGGAAATTGACGCGACCACGGCCAGCCTGTCGTCCGCCCGCCGTTCGGCGCTTTCGGATGCGGAGTCGGCGCGGGCACAGGTGGCGAGGCTTTCCGATACCGTCCCCATCCTTGACCGGCAAATCGATCGCATGAACCGGCTCGATGCCAAAGGATATGCGCCGGGCCAGCGCCTTCTGGAACTACAGAGGCAGCGGCGCCAAGAAGCTGGCGATCGCGAAGTAGCGGTCACGCAGATTAGCCGTGGGCTTGCTGAAGCTGGGAAACTCGAGCAGCAAAGTCGCGAAGCGCGCGAACAGGCACGTCGTACTGCGTTGACGGATCTCGCCAAGGCAGAGGCAGACGCAATCTTGCGGCGCGAGGAAGTGACCAAGGCGAAGCAAATGAGCCGCTTCCAGCGTCTCGTTTCTCCGGTTGACGGTACTGTGCAGCAGTTGGACGCCCATACTGTGGGCGGTGTGGTGGAGGCAGCAAAGCCTCTGATGGCGGTGGTTCCTAGCCAAGGTGGAATTGAGGTCGAGGCCAGAATTCTTAACAAGGATGTGGGTTTCGTACACGTTGGCCAAGCCGCAGCTGTTAAACTGGAAGCATTCCCCTTCACGCGATATGGGACCATTCCTGGCCGCGTGCGATCCATCAGTCGTGACGCAGTTCAGGACAAAGATTTGGGACTTGTCTATGTTACGACCGTTACGCTCGATCGGGCGTTTGTGGACGCGGACGGAGAGCGATATGCGATAGCACCGGGGCTAGTCGCCACCGTCGATGTGCGAACCGGCACAAGGGCCATCATCAGCTATCTGCTTAGTCCGCTGCAAGCCAGCATTGCTCAGGCTGGGAGGGAAAGGTGATGCGTAGCATGGTGGCGGTTTGTGCGCTGCTCCTATCGGGGTGTGCAAGCGGTAATTACATGGGTATTCCGCTCGCGGCCGGGAAAAGTGATCCTATCCTTCGTGAACTCGCGGCACGTGCGAAGAGTGGCGACAAGCAGGCGCAACTCGACCTCGGCATTCGATTTGAGGATGGCCATGGTGTGCCGGTCGACCTTCTTCGCGCCAAAGCACTTTATAACGCCGCCGCCAGTGATGGAGGCGGGATACAATGGGTCTACGTGCCATCGCCCGGGAATGGTGCCAAAGCACGGGTGGTCAGCATCAATCGTCAGCCAACGCAGCCAGGGCTGGATGAAGCGAAGATGCGGCTGAGTAATCTTTCAAATCCAATGGTCCCACAGCAATGACCCACGGTAACAAAATTCGAAGTAACTCCGTAGATGTAAGGGGCGGGCGTCATTAATGGTCGACACGATGCTATGTGAGTCAAACGGCGAAACGTTAGCGCCTAGAACGGGTCCTTTCAGGTTGCTGACGCCAAAGTCGCTCATCGCAATTTGGATTGGCATTCCGTTGCTTGGGGGCTTGGGCTTCTGCAACGGGTCAGATGATCTGAGACGAAATATTTCTATTTATAGCCAAGCGCAGGAAAAGCCTAAACATTCAGTTACTGGATACATTGAGCAAGCAGACGCAAGGGGCCGTCATCTGCTGCTAAAAAATTCGAGTGGATCTCAGAGAATATTCTGTGATTTGGGTATTGATCAATCTCGTTGCCTGACAGTTGCACATTTTCCAATGTCCGCGACAGTAACATTGTTTCAGTATCAGATAGACGGCGGGGACTATCCAGTAATATATGCAATTAATGACGGAAAAAAAATCTTATTAAGTGAATATGATCAAATTAAACACTTGAAAAATTCTCAAGACAGGTCCCGGCGTGTCGATCAAGGTAAGGATTTACTTGGCGGTATTCTGTTTGGGTTGGTGTTGGCCATCTTAATCACACTTATGATGATCGTTATCGGATGGTCCGTAAAAGTTCCTACGGCGGGGGATGATTAATGTCTGGTGCTAGCGTAACTAAAGAAGCTGCAAATGCTGCTGCGAGCTTTCTTTCTTCCTCGTCAAACGGAACTTCCCTTGCGAGCCACGTGGGTTCGATTGCCACATCAAAAACACCAGTTTCGCAGGCGGACTATAATCAGGTCTACGCAGATATTGTTGATCTGCCCCCACCGAGTGGACCGATTGGTTTGTTAGTGCATTAAGCTCATCACCGCCATATCCGGACGGAGGTGGAGCGAAGCGGAACCGGAGGCCGGATATGGCGGTGTCGCCGTTTCTGGTGCCGGCGGTCGGTAGCCCAGGCTGCTGTGAGGGCGAACGGTGTTGTAATGCCGCCGCCATGCCTCGATCAGTACCTTGGCCTCCGCGAGGCTGTAGAAGATCTCGCCGTTGAGCAGTTCGTCGCGAAGCGACCCGTTGAAGCTTTCGTTATAGCCATTCTCCCATGGTGATCCCGGTGTGATGTAGAGTGTCTTCACGCCGATCTGGCCCAGCCATTTCTGGACGGCGGTCGCGATAAATTCGCTGCCATTATCGGACCGTATATGTGCAGGCGGACCGCGCGAGATGAACAGGTCGGCCAGGGCCGCCAGAACATCCTCATGCTTGAGCTGCCGTGCAACGATGAGCGCCAGGCATTCCCTGCTGGCCTCGTCGATGATCGTGAGGATGCGGAACTTGCGGCCATCATGCGTCCGCCCCTCGACGAAATCGTAGGCCCAGACATGTCCCGGATATTCGGGCCGCAGGCGGATGCATGAACCGTCATTGAGCCACAGGCGTCCCCGCTTTGGCTGACGCAGCGGAACCTTCAGCCCCTCACGCCGCCAGATCCGCTCAACCCGTTTATGGTTCACCGTCCATCCCGCATGGCACAGCAATGCCGTCACCCGGCGATAGCCATAACGGCCATATTGCTTCGCCAAAGCGATGATATCCTCTGTCAGCGCCTGTTCGTCATCCGTAAGCGCTGTCCCAGCCCCACCTTGTGTTGTTGAAGCGCAGCGCTGATTTTCCACGCCGTGATATGGGCGGGAGGCGCTGGTGCTATGACGATGCCGTGTGATGATGTTGGCACAAGCGGGGTTCAGCGGTTCGAGGTTTTTACCGGACGGGGACGCCGGAGGGATTGGGCGCCCGAGACGAAGGCGTCGATCGTCGCCGAGAGCTATTCGAACGCGGAGACGGTGAGTGTGGTGGCGCGCCGGTACGGGATGAGCCCCTCGCAGCTGTTCACGTGGCGGCGCGAGTTTCGCAAGCAACTGGAAGATCGCGGCCTGACCTTGCCAGTTGCATCTCGACCGCCAACGACGTTCGTACCTGCCGTGATCGAGCCGGAGCCAGCGTGCGATCCACCTGCGGCAGTGAAGCGCTCCCGCAGGCAACGGCGATCCAAGGCCAGCGTTGTCGAGTTGGAGATCGACGGCGTCGCCGTGAAGATCGGTCGCGGCGCGGACGTAGGCACGATTACCGCAGTGATCGACGCGCTCAGGGCGCCGCGATGATCGGACCTGGCGCCGGCGCGCGGGTGATGGTGGCCACGCGGCCGGTGGATTTTCGCAAGGGCGCGGATTCGCTCGCGGCACTTGTCGGGACCGAGTACGGAGCCGATCCCTATTCGGGCGTCATCTACGTATTCCGGGCGAAGCGCGCGGACCGGATCAAGCTCGTCTGGTGGGACGGGACCGGCCTGTGCCTGATGACCAAGAAGCTCGAGACCGGCGGCTTCAAGTGGCCGGGCATCCGCGATGGCGTGATGCGTCTGACCGCCGCGCAACTCGGCGCTTTGCTCGAGGGGCTGGACTGGCGCCGTGTACATGGCGGACGCCGTCCGATCGCCCCGCAGATTGCCGGTTGACGGGGCCTTCGCGGACTGATTCACTCCACTCATGCTCATCGAGGCGGACCTTCCCGAAGACGTTGAAGCGCTCCGTGCGCTCGTCCTCGAACAGGCCCGCGAGCTTGATGCCCTCAAGGTTTTCAAGGCCGAGGCCGAGCGACTGAGGTCGATCATCGACGCCCTCCAGCGTCATCGCTTCGGCCGCCGTTCCGAACAGCTCGATCCCGATCAACTCCAGCTTGCCCTCGAAGAAGTCGAGACGGCCCTGGCCGAGGCCGTGCATGCCAGGGACAAGGCGAGCCGTGCCCCGGCCGAGCGAGTGCGCAAGACCAACCGCGGTTCGCTGCCGGCGCATCTCGAGCGGATCGAGCAGGTTGTCGATGTGGAAGAAGTCGATGGCATCCGGGCCTGCCCCTGCTGTGGCGGGGCGCTCCACCAGATCGGTGAAGACGTGGCCGAACGCCTCGACGTCGTGCCCATCACCTTGCGCGTCCTCGTCACCCGCCGCCCACGCTACGGCTGCCGCTCGTGCGAGAGTGCCATTGTGCAGGCCCCGGCACCGGCACGGATCGTCGAGGGCGGCATTCCCACCGAAGCACTGATCGCGCAGGTGCTGGTCGCCAAGTATGCCGATCATCTACCCCTGTACCGCCAGGCGCAGATCTACGCCCGGCAAGGTATCCAGCTTGATCGATCCACCCTGGCGGACTGGGTCGGGCGAGCAGCATGGTACCTGCGTCCCTTGCGCGACCACATCCTCGAGCGATTGCGGCGATCAGAACGGCTGTTTGCGGATGAGACCACCGCGCCGGTACTCGATCCGGGTCGCGGGCGGACCAAGACCGGCCAGCTATGGGCCTATGCCCGCGACGAACGCCCTTGGGGCGGCGGTGATCCGCCGATGGTCGCCTACGTCTATGCCGCCGACCGTAAGGGCGAACGGGCACAAGCGCATCTCGGCGATTTTGCGGGCATCCTGCAGGTCGACGGCTATGGCGGCTACGCCGCGCTCGCTAGGCGCCGCAATGAGATCAGCCTCGCGTTCTGCTGGGCGCACGTGCGCCGCAAATTCTACGAACTTGCCGATACATCGCCGGTGGCTACCGAAGTGCTGCGCCGTGTCGCTTTGCTCTATGCCATCGAGAACGAGGTACGCGGCAACCCCGCCGAACAACGCCGCCAGGTCCGTGACGAACGCAGTCGCATCATCGTCAACGACCTGCACAACTACCTCGATGCCCGGAACCGCCAGGTCAGCGCCAAGAGCAAGCTCGGCGAAGCGATCCGCTACGCGCTCACCCGCTGGGATGGTCTCTCACGCTTCCTCGACGATGGCCGCGTCGACCTCGACAGCAACGTCGTCGAGCGCTCGATCCGTCCGCTCGCGCTCAATCGGAAGAATGCCCTGTTCGCCGGCTCCGACGAGGGCGGCGATAACTGGGCGGTGATCGCCACGCTCATCGAGAACTGCAAGATCGCCGACGTCAATCCACACACATGGATGACCGAAACACTCACCAGGCTAGCAAATGGTCACCCAGCCAACGCCCTCGGCGAACTCATGCCCTGGACCGCCGTGGCCTGAGAACATCGCTTACCGTCATCCGCCCCGCGCGGCACCTTGCGTTGTGTCGATCGATGCTGACCCAGCACCCGGCATATCCGTCGCTCGGACACCGGAAGCTCTCGTCGTACATGATCGATGCAGCGCCGCCGCCGCGCAGGGCTCAGAAGTTTCCCTTGGCAGCCTCCTGCAGGATCAGCTTGTCCAGCGTCAGGTCCGAAATCGCCCGGCGAAGACGCTGGTTCTCTTTCTCCAGATCCTTCATACGCCGCGCCTGGTCCGTCTTCAGGCCGCCATATTCCTTCCGCCAGCGATAATAGGTTTGCTCGCTGACCGCGATCCGGCGGCAGGCTTCAGCCGTGCTCGCTCCCTGCGCCAGCACAATCTCAACTTCACGCAGCTTGCCGATAATCTCTTCCGGCTTGTGCTTCTTGCTCGGCATTCATCGTCCCTTTCGTGGTCCAGACTATCATAGTCTCTGGGCCACTCAGCGGGGGGCAGGTCAATCATATATCTGGATTTGCTAGATAAATTCGCCCCATCGTGACTGCAGAACGGGCTGTCGCAAACATAGAACGCTACATGTGGTCGATGGACGGCGAGGCGATGTCGGAAAATCCGGCGCCGATCCCGTTCCGTCTGGGCGAGCGCGTACGCGTCAATCTCGTCAACGACACGATGATGCCGCACCCGATCCACATCCACGGCCACTTCTTCGAACTGGTCAGCGGCGAGCCGGGAAACCGCGCGCGCAAGCACACCATCAACGTGCTGCCGGGCGGAAAGGCCTCGTTCGATCTCACTGCCGATGCCGAGGGCGACTGGGCGTTTCACTGTCACATGCTTCTCCACATGCACGCCGGGATGATGCGCGTGGTGACGGTGCGCCGGGAGGGAGAAGCCTGATGGCTCGGTTCTTCCCGGTCCTCACCTCGCTGCTGCTGGCGACCTCCCCTTTGGCCGTGCAAGCGCAGGAGGCTAATCCCACACCGCCTCAAGCCGACGAACATGCCGGAATGGATCATGGCAGCATGGACCATTCGCAGATGGACATGTCCGGCATGGACATGAGCGCGCCGGATATGAAGGGCATGGATCACTCCGCTCACGCCGTGCCCGCAAGCACGGTCTCCGACGAGCCGGGTGATGCCCCGCCGCCACCGGTGCCGACCGACTTTCCTGCGCAGCGCTTCTTCGCGCCCGATCGCATGGCGGCGTCGCGCGCGGCGATGGTGAAGGAGATGAAGTTCAACACTTTCGCCCTTCAGGTCGACCAACTGGAATTCCGCACCGGCAAGGGCGGGGACGGTTTCGGCTGGGAAGGGCAGGCGTGGTACGGCGGCGATATCGACCGGATCGTGCTGGCCAGCGAGGGCGAGGGCACCTTCGGCGAGCGGGCCGAGCGTATCGAGCTGGGTGCCTACTGGCGGCATGCGCTCGATCCCTGGTTCAACCTGCAACTTGGCATGCGGCAGGACTTCCGGCCTGATCCGCAACGCACTTACGCGCTGGTCGGCATCGAGGGGCTGGCGCCATACTGGTTCGAGCTCGAAGGCCAGTTGCTCGTCTCGAACAAAGGCGATGTCCATGCGCGCGGCAAGGCGGGCTATACCCAGCGCATCACCCAATCGCTGGTGATCGAGCCCGAGGCCGAGGTGGACTTTGCCTTTCAGGACGTACCGGCGCTGAACGTCGGCGCAGGCTTCGAGCGCCTCGAAATGGGTGCGAGGCTTCGCTACGAGCGCAATCGCTCGCTGGCTCCCTATGTGGGCATCAATTGGGAACGCAAGCTTGGTGGCACGGCGGATCTTGCACGCGCTGCGGGTGAGGGTGTGTCCGGCGTATCAGCAGTCTTCGGTGTGCGTGCGATGTTTTGATTCTCCCCAGGGTGCAAAATCGGACAAGGGACAAAATGGTCCGTCGCCAGACAACCATCTCACCGTGGCGCTTAGATGTTGCGGTATTCTACCTCACCAACTGGCGGCCTAA
It contains:
- a CDS encoding TolC family protein; the encoded protein is MYLRMYGKLAFATVLLVPFQGLHAASGTDERASIASAGSDLPVTADAMATGEQEPDDSLAAAIVQAYVSNPSLAAARYDLRATDDELGLALARARTTIDLQVSGQYDLTLPGRTTQASRPLVDRLNDPNIERNSLASSLIAEQPLYTGGRVSSAVAGARASIDAGREALRGDEGDMLVNLIAAYSDVRRNNRVVAIRRTNVEVLGKMLDEVAARREAGELTRTDIAQAETQLQAAQVQLDGAFAELESSRATFAAIVGREPGILAKPPALPGLPQTIDDAFAGAEEFNPDLKQAIAQDKASEAQIAAAKAEGRPSLSLQGVAGTNGEAVPFHRRDQDVTFTGRATLTIPLIAGGRIRSMVAQAQNRESADRLRIIATRRQVAQTIINAWNQWITAERNVATQNVQLKAARVYYDGTFEEYREGLRSTFDVLYAQNSLRETEIAVLTSERDSYVAQAYLLRQLGRLEAGRLVQGAATYDPVVYTRKAENRSGVPWGAAVRAIDGIAAPGGKSQPLTMPDRAAPEPGLAPPTFARERPLATSAPATPDLTLAAGANR
- a CDS encoding type I secretion system permease/ATPase codes for the protein MNDMHNPELADATLPRDDSGLFAFATVLALHRIAVDPQQLRHGLGHDRAIDADDLKRLAKRQDEVRAKSLRATFDKLRQMPLPALANGPAGWFVIARAAEDEVLIQPPCHAVDGVQPQIMKIDRDALEAMWSGELLLLTTREGVGGVSRAFDVSWFIPQIVKYRRLIGEVLLVTLGINLLGLASPLFFQNVIDKVLVHNTLDTLTILVIGFGVVSVWETAFGWLRTRLYSETSQKIDVELGAKLFRHLLGLNLSYFEARRVGDIAMRVRQLETIREFLTNASLTVLIDPIFTVIFLIVMWFYSTQLFLITVLTIPCYIAVAVFITGPLRARIEEKFERSAANNALLIESIGGIQTVKAGAVEPQWQDRWERQLAGYSFASQKVINLGNTGSQLIQLISKINMVLILYFGARAVIDKDMTVGALVAFNMFAQRVSGPVIRMAQLWQDFQQVRIAIERLGDVLNQPVEPGTGSRVALPQLKGAVAFEGVKFRYGLDGPWTLDEIDLIVPAGSTLGIVGSSGSGKSTLTKLLQRLYVPAAGRVTIDGVDIAQIDPAWLRRQIGVVLQENLLFSRTIRENIALSNPAMPIEKVMAAAELAGAHEFIVKLPQGYDTLVEERGTNLSGGQRQRLAIARALVNQPRILILDEATSALDAESEEIIQCNLKAMAAGRTVIIIAHRLSAVRQCDTLIALEAGRIVERGNHDELLRVNGRYADLHRRQSGGIVA
- a CDS encoding HlyD family type I secretion periplasmic adaptor subunit, which translates into the protein MSAWGHHWEVLREALRAEKERAKNFVPTREADFLPAALEVAERPVSPTARVTAWVLLGGLAITIAWTVFGRVDVVASAPGSLIPTGNTKLVQSPGQGDVRAIYVRNGDVVRKGQALLDLDPTLTGADLAQAEKALASAELDIARNRAIADALSGKGLHFVAPPGTSLEIAETQRRLIAAQLAEIDATTASLSSARRSALSDAESARAQVARLSDTVPILDRQIDRMNRLDAKGYAPGQRLLELQRQRRQEAGDREVAVTQISRGLAEAGKLEQQSREAREQARRTALTDLAKAEADAILRREEVTKAKQMSRFQRLVSPVDGTVQQLDAHTVGGVVEAAKPLMAVVPSQGGIEVEARILNKDVGFVHVGQAAAVKLEAFPFTRYGTIPGRVRSISRDAVQDKDLGLVYVTTVTLDRAFVDADGERYAIAPGLVATVDVRTGTRAIISYLLSPLQASIAQAGRER
- a CDS encoding SEL1-like repeat protein, which encodes MRSMVAVCALLLSGCASGNYMGIPLAAGKSDPILRELAARAKSGDKQAQLDLGIRFEDGHGVPVDLLRAKALYNAAASDGGGIQWVYVPSPGNGAKARVVSINRQPTQPGLDEAKMRLSNLSNPMVPQQ
- a CDS encoding transposase, which codes for MTMPCDDVGTSGVQRFEVFTGRGRRRDWAPETKASIVAESYSNAETVSVVARRYGMSPSQLFTWRREFRKQLEDRGLTLPVASRPPTTFVPAVIEPEPACDPPAAVKRSRRQRRSKASVVELEIDGVAVKIGRGADVGTITAVIDALRAPR
- the tnpB gene encoding IS66 family insertion sequence element accessory protein TnpB (TnpB, as the term is used for proteins encoded by IS66 family insertion elements, is considered an accessory protein, since TnpC, encoded by a neighboring gene, is a DDE family transposase.) translates to MIGPGAGARVMVATRPVDFRKGADSLAALVGTEYGADPYSGVIYVFRAKRADRIKLVWWDGTGLCLMTKKLETGGFKWPGIRDGVMRLTAAQLGALLEGLDWRRVHGGRRPIAPQIAG
- a CDS encoding IS66 family transposase encodes the protein MLIEADLPEDVEALRALVLEQARELDALKVFKAEAERLRSIIDALQRHRFGRRSEQLDPDQLQLALEEVETALAEAVHARDKASRAPAERVRKTNRGSLPAHLERIEQVVDVEEVDGIRACPCCGGALHQIGEDVAERLDVVPITLRVLVTRRPRYGCRSCESAIVQAPAPARIVEGGIPTEALIAQVLVAKYADHLPLYRQAQIYARQGIQLDRSTLADWVGRAAWYLRPLRDHILERLRRSERLFADETTAPVLDPGRGRTKTGQLWAYARDERPWGGGDPPMVAYVYAADRKGERAQAHLGDFAGILQVDGYGGYAALARRRNEISLAFCWAHVRRKFYELADTSPVATEVLRRVALLYAIENEVRGNPAEQRRQVRDERSRIIVNDLHNYLDARNRQVSAKSKLGEAIRYALTRWDGLSRFLDDGRVDLDSNVVERSIRPLALNRKNALFAGSDEGGDNWAVIATLIENCKIADVNPHTWMTETLTRLANGHPANALGELMPWTAVA
- a CDS encoding copper resistance protein B; amino-acid sequence: MARFFPVLTSLLLATSPLAVQAQEANPTPPQADEHAGMDHGSMDHSQMDMSGMDMSAPDMKGMDHSAHAVPASTVSDEPGDAPPPPVPTDFPAQRFFAPDRMAASRAAMVKEMKFNTFALQVDQLEFRTGKGGDGFGWEGQAWYGGDIDRIVLASEGEGTFGERAERIELGAYWRHALDPWFNLQLGMRQDFRPDPQRTYALVGIEGLAPYWFELEGQLLVSNKGDVHARGKAGYTQRITQSLVIEPEAEVDFAFQDVPALNVGAGFERLEMGARLRYERNRSLAPYVGINWERKLGGTADLARAAGEGVSGVSAVFGVRAMF